GCTTCCATATTGTAAAGGAGTGTTGGGAAAACCATTGTAGCACATGTTTCTTTACACTCTACCTCCTTTGGATCAGCTAGCATATTAACAATGGCAGCATCAATGGCATCCTGATTTTCCAATCTAGCTGCCCTAGCTGCTAGTAGAACAATCATATCTTTGTCCATATTGTTGTTAAAGACCTGTTTCGCAAGTAAAACACTTCTCAGAAGTACTCTGAAGAATAAATCATCTAGAACACTAAAAAAACAGATCATCAGTTTAACACTCTTATGGATATAAATGTATTAAACCTTTCACACGCCTCCACCTAATAACTTAGGCTAGTAGGAAAGTTGGTTGATGACAAACGGTGCATCTCTATTTCTATAGTGATGCTCCTatgtatcatttttatttttattaaaaaataaaagaaatagtgTTAGAATATGTTAGAATATAAAGCTTAAACTGCTTCAAAAAATCAGCAGCATAAACTCTCCAAACATGATTTAACATGGAATTTAAGTAGTTATTTTAATGACGATCAAGTTGCTAATTGCATGCTTTTAAACGACTCATGGGGACCGCTGAGGAGTGGTACTCACCACAAATTTATTGAGTCCTATCTTCCTAGCTGATGATTTAGACACTAGGTCCTCATAAACCACATGGAACTATAAGGGTATGTTtgaattcataaaataaatcatcaaaagGATAgcttatttgtatttttttttcttgtttcaaaatctttatacataaaaatgtaaaaacaaatGTTTTCATTGTTTAAACTTCAGAAACagtcaacaaaattaaaataatgataattttgtatttaaaactgaacacaaaaattgaaaacataaatCAGACAGGCCATAAATGTTTTCATTAACAATATAGATAGTGTATTTTCATATGTAGTTTTCAAGTATCTACCTCTATAAGATTTTGATCAACACTCAGGCGATTTAGCGTAAGAGTACCCGTTTTGTCACTGCATAGGACATCCATGCCTGCCATTTCTTCAATTGCTGTCATTCTTTTTGTAATAGCTCCCTTAAGAatgaaatcaataaaaataaagaaaaagcaAAGTCAGCTGTGCAAACATCTGCTGTAATGCTGTATGTGCCCCTATACCCTATGTGATAAATAACTATTAAGAGCAATACAGAATTTGCCAAACttaaattaactaaaaatttGCACACCTGCTGAGAAAGGCGATGGGATCCAATGGCAAGCGTTACAGATAATACTGTTGGCATAGCAATGGGAATTCCTCCAATCAGGAGAACAAGAAGGTTGTTGATTCCATCCCTGTATGATCGGTGCTCCACGGGGAACATTACAATTATTTCAAGAATCATCCCTATAGCTATAGAGAAAATGCAGAAGTTACCAATTGAGGTAAGAACCTACAGAGAAGGGAACAATTAGATGACAGTTAAATATTTGAGTGGTGAATCAAAACATTAGCAAAACTAATTTTATATTCAAGTGAGTTTccatatataataaatgatttAATCTTCCTTTCAACTTTGAGGACAAAGTATATAGTTCCTTACTCCTTTGTGCCAGTTTCTGTCATAAGTAAATAAAGCCGGGAAATTATATTGCAATACCCTTTGTAAACATCTTGGCTTGGTTATTTTTCTTATCAATGATTTTATGTTGAAAGTTTACGAGATTTACCTTCTGAAAGTGTCCAACAACTTCGGTACTGTCAACCAAGTGTGCTGCTTTTCCAAAAAAGGAATGAACCCCTGTTGCTATCACTACGGCTTCAATCTCTCCGTGTTTGCATGTGGAGCCTGAAAAGACCTCATCACCAGTTTTTTTTGTGACAGGTAGGGACTCTCCAGTAAGGGCTGACTGCATGAAACAAAACCAGGACATCATATGAACTCCATCCCGATTCTTGATCAGTTATATGCAATGAGGAAAAAACTTGTAACACAAGATTTCTTTATTTCAGTTTAACAAATTAAGACTTGCCTGGTCAATTTTGAGAGGGTCTCCTTCGAGCAAACGAGCATCGGCTGGAATGATATCTCCCAGCTTTATGCTTATTATATCACCAGGTACTAAAATAGCTGCATCATCTTCTTGCCACTGGCCATCTCTTAGAACCTGAACGATTAGATTCACTCATTAATGGTATATATATGCAAGGGAGGAACCATAATCAAGTTCATATATTccccaaaaaaaaactctcaagAAGAAGCTGACCTTTGTTCTAGGAGCTAAGCGAGCCATCAATGCTGCTGCAGCAGTACCAGCATTATTTTCTTCTATAAAACTAATTGTTGAGTTTATTACCAGCAAGCATACAATCCCTACAAAGTCTTGCCAATCAGGACCCTCCCCCTGAAAATACCTCTCCAAATAAGGTTCAAGAAGTGGAAATTGAAATTAGATAAATGTGGGAGATTAAGTTTTGTACTGACTCCGCCATTGGCAAGGACAATTGCCATCAGTGCCGCTGCTTCCATAACCCATGAAAGAGGATTCCACATAAAACTAagaaatttcaatattttattctCCTGCATATATATTAACAGTTGAGGATGGAGTTATGGTTAGAATTGAAGAAGATATTAAGGAGAAGGAGAAGTGGTCTTACTTACTTTCCTCTCTTCAAGTTTGTTTGGGCCAAATATGTGAAGTCGGGCTTCAGCATCATCGGATGAAAGTCCTCTCGGTGATGTTTTCAACTGTTCAAATACTTGCTCTAGTGGTATGCGCTCCTGAATCAATCACCAACATAATGAAATGTTAATGTAAAGAATACTGAGTGAAGTTGAAAATGCAATAACAAGCTAGTTAGTTAGGGATGGTGAACCTACCAAATCAATTCCCTCGCGGTTGAAATTATCGGGATCAAGCAAAGGTTTATCGAGTTCCTCCGCCATAGCTAGCTACAAAGGTTGTTGTTAGTACGTATTATGCATTGTAAATAAGTGGTAATTGCGGTAAGTGAAAAGTTTAGTTGAGTAATGATGACAATATATATACATCTTACCAAAGAAAGAAATAGTTAGTTAGTATGAGAAGAGATGAGAAGCAAGGAAAGGAAGGGGTTTGGAGTAGAGTAGAGTGAGTGAGAGTGATGAATGAGAAGGTGAGAGGATTGATGGATgataaagaagaataaaaatgttagttagttagttagttaggtCCATTGACTGTTTGTTACTTTGTTAGGAGTAGTATTATGAATGTGTGGTGGTTGTAAcatccatccatccatccatTTCCTATGCAAtaaaaatgtttgtttgttgagTGGCGGCGCCACACCTTCCAACATATTTGATTTTGCACTCAACTACCTTCAGTCAACTAACTACCTTTCTAAATTTCCCTCTCGTCAATCTAACCTTCTTCTCATGCACTCAACTTAATTCTGCTACCAGTATTGCCAAATTCAATTCATTTCTTACCAAGGACTtcatttatcatttttcttcgattaaattttcttatcatctctataaaattttcaagttttattTTTCGACTTAAATGagctaataataaaaaatattttattcttgtCATTCTCTTCAAATcattttgtatgatgactttagGGGGGCGGGCTTCTTTGCCTCGGTTGATTCGTTAATTGTATTcctctatattaaaaaaattatttatttattagtaagttaaatattgttgatttattacccaaaaataatttaatatttttgaatttatgattTAGAGGATTTTAAATCCAAAATCTCTAAATTTCATTCTTGCAAATCCCAAAATCACCATGGAAGTTAGGGAAGGTTAAACTAGTATTcaattttcgcacttaattgaTTTCCTAGCTTGGATCCATATTTACACAGGCTTccaatcaataataataaaaattacatatgATGTGATAGTCACATAAGCATTATACACGGTTCCATATCATCTAATGAGTGTCACCTCATCAAAATTGAACGACAAAATAAAAGggattaaatatttatattcttgAAAATGGGAGGATCaaaattacaagaaaaaaattcggaaagaaaaatcttaaatttagaaaaatagagagaaaaaaaatacatgtttaaGCCCTTAAATTTAATAACTATTTGAAAtgtgaataaaaataaattaaaaaaataatctcttACGACAAtgtgaataaaaataaattaaaaaaagaaaaagaagtttaaATTTAGTTAGGCTGAAGACTTGAAGTGAACAAAAGTAAGTAACCATGACTAGACAATGAGTAATTGAAGATACACATGACATGGTCATATTGTTCTTTTCTTGTACTGAAACAGTTTACAGCTCACGCTGAGATGTTAGatagagaaagaaaatgaaagaatcTCATGAAAGAAACACCTaagattattattaattaattaattaaggattaaaaatgaaagaaaatacatgtaaaaataaaaaataaagaatccAAAAGCAGAGGCACAACAGATGAGATAATAATCCTGCTGCGTCCATTTCCTCTTCTGTTATTATTTGATGTGCCAACTAAGCTCTTCTCAGACCACTACTCTTTTGAAGCATTTCACCGGTGCCAACTGGACCTatcaatatataaaattaaatgagtaaacAAACAAAGTTTTATGGTGAATGACATGTAGTTCGACTCATAGAGACAAAACTATTTATGTCATATCTGTAGTCAATGTGAGACTTCCTTCTAACACTAATTAGACAAAGTTGTGAAGAGAGAGATATGGCACACAATCACATACATGTAGTAGGAGTAGGAGTGATGGAAGGGGCATAATGGTGGTAGATTTGAGGTGCAGGGACACCCATAGCCTCGGTTCTGTAGAGAGGGTGGTACATGACTGGCATCGCACCCACCCTTGGATACACGTAGCTCCCACCGCTTCCATAGCTCAGCAGCTTCTGCACGAGCCGTAAGTCTCCATTAAATCAATCATCAAATACTACTAAATTTGTTATTGAATTGGgattaattaatatatgcaACTGTGTAATTAAATTTAGCTACCTGATTGTAATGGAAACCGTAGTTATAATTGTAATTCATCATATGAGGATCTGTTCCAATGTAGAATGGAAGGGTGTGAGCGTGTTGATGATGGAATGGGGTAGGCATTGTGGGTGTGGCCACCGGATAATACCACTGCACCTGGCTGCTTGGAGGAGAAGAAGGTGGAGTAGTAGCAGTGGGAGAAGAAGAAGACTTTGTCCTTGGGCGGCGAGCACCAAGAGATGCGATGTTGCAGTTGGCTCGGCGACCATTGATGATGAGAGTTGGTTCCTGGCAAGCCTTGTTAGCCGCCTCAGGTTCCTTGAACGTAACAAATCCGTAGCCTTTGGATCTGCCGGTAAGCTTATCAGAAATGATGACAGCTTCAAGGATGTCTCCGTACTTTTGAAAGTGTTCTCTGAGAGTGTCTTTGGGAGTCTCCCAGGCAAGTCCTCCAACGAACACTTTGGTCAGCGTTGTGTCCCCAAACTGTGAATGTGATGATGAATAATATCCTCcattgttgctgctgctgctgctgctcaTATTCGTTTGTTCCTAATTCCTTTAATTACCTTACTGATTAATATTGTTGAGCAAATGAGCAATGCAACTCAAATTAGCAATGAGGggatgtgtgtgtgtgtgttttgatGAATGAACGAGAGAGAATGATGATGAGCACGATCACTCAGTTACTCACTCACTCAATCAATGTACTTGGGTGCACGTTACTTGCTACTTATCTGACTCACTCTCTCTGTTTTCATTTCAAAGACAGAGTAATATGATGGTTGGTATATTTTATAACTAAAGAGTGGCTGGCAATGGGTTAAAaggaaattaataataattaataggAAGTAGGAGGAAATGacagaagagagagagagagagagagagagagagagagagagagagagacccAAACTAAACGGGACAGATAGGAAGACAGATAGATTTTGATTAAGCATTAGCCGTCATCAACGTGATCCAGCCAGCGTTCTCACTCTCGCTCATCATCCCATCCAGCTAGCTGTACTAAACACTCCCCCTGTTTTGGCCCtactcttctttttttccttttttaattacAAGAgggtatgtatgtatgtatacaCTCCCAATATATCCTAGAAAAAATAACAACTAATTTAAGTAGAACACTCCTCATAAACAATCATACTAAGTTCACCATCACACTCCATATTTGCTCCACATCCCTACAAAAATTTACTACTTCTCCATACAAGTCACATATTTGAACCGTAAAAGTCTTATAAATTCTGAATATGAGTACGCCCATCTATTTTCCTACCATCGTCTATGTGAGCGTTGTAACCACCAATTGATTTATCGAAATCCTTGATGTTTAGAAACCTGATTTTTGTTGGAGATGATTTGTGTAATTGGGATTGTGAAATCAAAGAATGAAGATAGAAGAAAAGAGTAAATGCATTGAATTGATAAAATTCTATTTTACCATGACTTATATACTTGTTACTTGGATAACAAGTAACTGACTCAAGTCTAACTAACTATagctaacaaactaactaattATAGTTACCAACTATAAACTAACTGTACAAACGTgtggttgttcaacatatactCCCCCCTCAAGTTTGCCATTGACAAACATCTTGTTGAACACTCTGTCAATTCACTTAGTTTGCTATTGCCATTACTGTTTCCAATCTTGCAACTGGTGTCAAGCTTTCCAATTGAAATTTTTCACACTGTGGACAAATGATCCACACTTTGCTTTAGCACTTATCGCGACACCTAATCTACAAAATATTTCCTTGAAATCAATGTCAGACTTTTGTCCTCTGGCCACATCTCTTGCCTTGTGTTTTGCAATTGAGCCATCAGGTAAATGCTTCACTTTATACACCCATTTCACTGTTATTGGCTTCTTGTTAGCAAGTAATGACTTTAACTTCCATGTATTATTTCTTTCACTGGATTGGATTTCATATTCCATAGCTTTTCTCCACACACGTGACTTTGTTGCTCTTTCTGCTCTTCTAACTTGAGCTTCATCATGTGCTACTATTGGTTCACTTGTTGCAGTAGCTGGTGGACTTACTTTATCTTCAAAAATCAGTGGTAAGGCATGTTCTAACATTGTACTTGCAGCTTCCCAATTTCATTGCTCTTTTTCACTGATTGTCACATATCAGCACTTCATCTTTAGTTTTCATGGGATACACCCACATCATTTTATTGAATTCATCAACAAATGATACAAAGTATCTATTTCCTCCTAATGATTCAGTATCAAAAGGACCACATACATCAGAATGAATAACTTGTAGTGCTACACTAGCTCTATTAGGCATATCAGACACAAATGAATACACTTCATAGATTTCATTTATGATATTAATTTTAGGCGAGCCAATCACCAATCccttagaatttaaatcactCAGGCTTCTAAAATTCAAGTGACCATACCTTTTGTGCCATAATGCTTCAACATCTTCACTCAATGTGGTGGACAAGCACATCATAGCATCAATTGTAATGTTGCATTTATAGGTGGTGTTCTTTGACAAATTGGATTTGAGCACTAAATCCTTCTTTGCATCAAACAATTTCATTGAATCACCTTCAATGGTTACTTAGAACCCTTTCTCCACCAATTGATCTAAACTCATCAAATTACAACTCATCTCTAGTACATACAACACCTCTTCAATTATCACTTCTGATCACAATGTTACCAGTACCTTGTGCTGCAAGTTTTCTGCTGTCAGCCAACCTTATGCTTGTTTTCTTGCTTGCATTAAAGTTGGTTAACCATTCTCGATGTGCAGTTATATGATTAGAACATCCTGTGTCCAAATACCATCCTTCTTGCTTACCAAATTCATCGTTTGAGGTAGCCATCATTATCTTCACTTCATCACCATCATTTCTTTTTCTTGCACTGCACAAGCCTCATCActgttcttctttttcttacCCTTTGTATTCTGGCCTTCACCAAACCAGCATTCATTGTCATAGTGGCCTAATTTCTCACAGTTATAGCACTTTACATTCTTCTTGCTAATTTCTTTGAATTCTTGGAATTGACAGAACCTCATCCTCCTTTATATGAGGATTCAGCTTTATCACTTCCTTTTTCTTGGCTCTCTTTATTCTTATTCTTTGACCATTGTTTTTTGCCACCatcattctttttctttgaaTGTGCAAACAATGCTTGGTCTGTTTCTTTTCCACACTTCTTTCACTAAATCGCAATTCTTTTGCTTGAGGTGTGCTTAACAATTATGCTGGTGTCATAGTTGTTATATCTTTTGTCTCTTCTACAGTGCAAACTATGTAATCAAACTTGGGGGTAAAGATCTTAGAATCTTTTCATAGAATTGTTGGTCAGAAATTACCTCACTATTTTGTGCCATAGAGTTTGTAATCACTCTAACTATGTTGAAGAATTCTTCAATTTTCTCTTGATCTTCCATCTCCACATGCTCATACTGTCTTCTCAAGGCTTAAGCTTCACTTTCTTCACCTTTTGACCACTAGTGTGACACCTCTCTAATGTGTCTCAGACCTCTTTTGCAGTTGTGCAAATTGAGATCTTGTCAAAATTTATCTCATCAACACTTTGATGAATGATATAAATTGTCTTACAATCTTTCTTCTTGTTGTCTCTATATGCTGTTTTTTGTGCTTCAGTTCCTTCATCACCAACGACTGCATAGCCGTTTTGAATCACATCTGACACTTCTTGAAAACCAAAGATTGCTTGCATCTGAATATTCCATCGATCTCAATTATCGCCCTTCAATTTTGGTAACTGTGTTGGAATGTTCTGATTCATCATGAACTATTCAACACCACGTGCAGCAGGATCATAAACTGGATTGCTTTATATACCAATTTGTTGGAGATGATTTATGTAATTGGGATTGTGAAATCAAAGAATGAAGATAGAAGAAAAGAGTAAATGCATTGAATTGATAAAATTCTGTTTTtacatgacttttttttttggactaaaagTAAATATTCATTCACTCAAATTGAAACATACATTACATAGATCATTACAAATTCGAttcctaaaaattgaaaaaggtgAATCTACAAACAATCTTGTAGCACCTAGGTTAATAACATATAACAACATCATGAAAgtgcctacaaatatgacaaaataaatgTAACCGGAATCTTCATACtcccggatctgcaacgttgatgttCAAGTCTTCATCAGATCTGTAATGAGTAACTGACTCAAGTGTAACTAACTATATATATagctaacaaactaactaactatagtTACCATCTGTAAACTAACTGTACAAACTGTGAACATCTAGACTATACAGATATTACAACATCTAGTAGAGCATCTGTATGGACAGATATGCTACAACATCTAATAGCACATTTGAATTACACTTCAACAATTTTCAAGTCTAACATTGTTAAAGTTATATAGTGAGAGGAGAACATTGTCTAATGGGGATAATCTTGCTAAGTTGTGTAGTTTCCACTTTGAggaaaacattaattttatcctCCATCGTAGAATAAAAGGTGAGACTGAGTAATATACAAGGTTGTCAGAATCAGACTGATTATCGAACCGTTGAActtaccggttcaaggttcaaatGGTCGAACCGGAGTTCAATCGGAtcggaccgtttttaattaaatatatatttttatattttaaaatagtatataaaataataataagcaaatattttattttttagtagtttAATTTTTAGCCCAAGTTACAAGATATACCTTTTTGGCCCAAAAGCCCACTTGTTTGTAACCTTAAAATTGCTAAAGCGATTGAAACCCTAAATTTACTAAAGTGGAAGAAGTAGCCGCCAGCCACCTTTCTCTCACTCAGCATTCATGTTCTAAACtttatttattggttttttagtttttcatttATTCTTCTTAATTGTTCTTCtacttcttcttttctttaacTTCCTTCCATTTCTCTATCTCAAATCTCCCTTCCTtcaacaaatacaaaaaaaaaaaatgaaataaaaatcaaaacgcGATCTAACTCGTGGAAGAAAGAAACAGAAACAAAAAACCtttccaattatttattttcaccGATCTATACAGATCTAATCATCATGCAGGTGGATGATTCAAGataaatgaaatttttggaagtaagtttcaatctttttcttttccaaacAAACCAAACATGTCGTATGTCGTGTTTGGTGTTttcagattttatttttttaaaaaaattaaatcggGTCctgatttataaaaaaataaataaatccagaACCGCTAAACCGTccggccggttcaccggtttgaCCCGATTCACGGCccgaccggtccggttctgacaacatATCTAAGTATTTAACACTTAATGAAAATTAGTCAAATGGTTAAATTTACAAATGGTACCGACAACATAGTAAAAACCTAACAACATAGGAAAAAATCTAATTCGTTTTTATCTATGGCAGATTAGCCCTTAGAACCCGATTCCAAATATACGATCCCTTGTATTGTTTTCCTAAATTCTTCTTGATTTGGGCCCttttatttcttaataaatTAGTCTTTATTCAAAAGAATTACACTTTTGAAAGAAAGCAATTTTTTATCCAAACAATACCTTAAAATAGGTGTGTGGTTTATTAGAAATGTTGCGTAAAAAAAGAATctcttatttttaaatatttctcatttttacggtcaaaaaaatatatttctcatttttaatGGATCAATCAATCATCAAGGCTCATTAAAGTGGCCCCAATTCATTCAAGATGATCATGTTATTTGCTAAGTTCGGTAACcaaattattttctttgaaGCGTAATTGTCGTTTGCTCTCCAAAATTTACAAATTCTCTAATATGCAATTacgtcaatatatatatatatatatatatatatatatatatatatatatactagtataacttacccgtacaaatgcacgggttaatgttcaatgaaaaatatgagatattctttctcaaattaaaaaaaatgaaatattaaaattttaatactttgtaattttttttaattatatgtagaattaattttatatttaatgtaataattaatttaaatatgaaaaatgaatATTCCACTCTCCGTTCCCAACTCGCCTGTTATTTTTGTCCACTAGTATTATTTATCCTCAGTCTTTGCAAGAATTTcatcaagataaaaaaattgaataaataaatttccttTATCatattctatgtttttttttcttgttttttttaataaaaatattgctTTTTATGTGTGATAATTAGACATGaacaaaaatatagtttttCATAAACTTAATGTTACTATCCTTTCTTTTAATTGGTATTAATCGCATTTTTCATATAATAAAATGTACAAATACATGTCTTACCCCCgtgttgtaattttttatttttggtaacaAAACTACctttaaggtaaaccataattaacagtaaaagaataaaataaaactgaaaaataatctatgaactTACTTCCTTCCTATTATATCTCAGTCGATGACACATTTTTCTATTTGATAAGAAGtaagtttaaatatttttttttgtgaatgattaaattaaattattgattttaataattttttttaagtgtactgattttaatagttattatttggttttcaccaccaatttaacCTGGTTCGCGGGTCAGTTAAGCATCaagtataaatattatttttttgaacatgCCAAGTATAACTATTATTACTATATAAGGTGATAAaattcttgaccaaaaaaagtaataaaattaaaCGGATGAAAACCTAGGAAATCTCGCATGTGAGGGGAAAATATCAAAGAACACTCACTATTTCGCATATCAAATTAAATTTGACGTGTATATagatttattttgttatttttttatgcaaaatattaataataaaattatatatccaACTTCATGcattaaaaatttgaataaaaacatgaaattgAAAGGAGAAGATGAAAAATGAATGATCAAATACTATAGAAAGATAGTTACATAATTTTCATAAAGGACTAATCTTCATCCCATGTGAAAGTCTCTCCATTTTTTATCTCGATTCGGCAGATATGTAAAAATATGATTCCTTTCTTCATGTCTCTTGATTCTCAACCCTGTCAAGAGTAAAAATAGcacaaataaacaaaataaatataagtacAAAGATATTACTTGagaacaacaaaaattaaattgaacaaAAGAAGTAAACAACAATAGATATAGATATGCAGAAAAAAGTAGTGAGATTGAGAAGATAAAATACAGAAAAGAGAAGAGGGCTAACACACTCATTCTTGCATATAGAAAATGATAGTAGGATTTTCATCCTTGATTTTTTAAATTGCCATATATGATTATGATTacttaataatatttgcttCACATCCGGATCATTACTGTACCATTCAATCACACAAATTGAAAGCCACAAATGAACAATACTGTATCATTCAAtcacatattaattat
This genomic interval from Trifolium pratense cultivar HEN17-A07 linkage group LG6, ARS_RC_1.1, whole genome shotgun sequence contains the following:
- the LOC123889516 gene encoding probable RNA-binding protein ARP1, whose amino-acid sequence is MSSSSSSNNGGYYSSSHSQFGDTTLTKVFVGGLAWETPKDTLREHFQKYGDILEAVIISDKLTGRSKGYGFVTFKEPEAANKACQEPTLIINGRRANCNIASLGARRPRTKSSSSPTATTPPSSPPSSQVQWYYPVATPTMPTPFHHQHAHTLPFYIGTDPHMMNYNYNYGFHYNQKLLSYGSGGSYVYPRVGAMPVMYHPLYRTEAMGVPAPQIYHHYAPSITPTPTTCPVGTGEMLQKSSGLRRA